The Pirellulales bacterium region TAATAAATGATCTTGCGAGCAAGGCTCGTGCGATCCATGTCGAGCAATGCCGCCGCGGCGCTTTGGTTATAGAACGTGTGCGCAAGCGTAACTCGTATGTGTTCACGTTCCACTTCGGCCATTGTCGACCACGGTGCTTCGTGCGCATTCGCGCGCGGTTCTGGGCCGGACTCTGTTGGAACCGGCATTTGCGACTGCCTTCGGTCGAATGGAATCGCTTCTGCGTTGATCAGGTCGCTCGACGCGAAGATGACGGCACGTTCCACGACGTTTTGCAGCTCTCGCACGTTGCCTGGCCAGGGATGGGACTTCAGGGCGGCAATAGCCGCTGGCGAAAAACGCTTCCGTGGCACTCCCTGCTCACAGGCGATCGTGTCGAGAAAATGGCTGGCAAGCGACTCGATCTCTTCGGTTCGCCGGGACAGAGCCAAGGTTTCAAACGACACCACATTCAGGCGATAGAACAAATCGAGACGAAATCGCCCCTCGCGCACTTCATCGGCCAGATCGCGATTCGTGGCGGCGATAATTCGAACATCGATGGGAACCGGCCG contains the following coding sequences:
- a CDS encoding sigma-54 dependent transcriptional regulator, translated to MGLTKLVGQSAWMRALRERIDRVAAYSSNVLIIGPSGTGKELIARAIHGQSPRSGAPFIPVDCTALSGELFASHLFGHIKGAFTGADYERLGCFRAAERGTILLDEIGELAPDLQSKLLRAIQERVVIPVGSERPVPIDVRIIAATNRDLADEVREGRFRLDLFYRLNVVSFETLALSRRTEEIESLASHFLDTIACEQGVPRKRFSPAAIAALKSHPWPGNVRELQNVVERAVIFASSDLINAEAIPFDRRQSQMPVPTESGPEPRANAHEAPWSTMAEVEREHIRVTLAHTFYNQSAAAALLDMDRTSLARKIIYYGISIPAPRRGRPRKIQP